One window of Sulfurospirillum sp. 1612 genomic DNA carries:
- the pheA gene encoding prephenate dehydratase, with amino-acid sequence MSIEKYRKEIDRIDNELLLLLNKRMEAVKAIGNLKQSTGGPIYRPEREKEILDRLKTLDKKYLNSDAIDAIFLEIFAVSRNIELPENIAYLGPEGSFTHQVAESRFGAMGRYIGLNSIKAVFDVLENKEAKYGVVPIENNTEGAVGVTLDCLGKYSSKIVSEIYMDIHHSFASECENIKDVKRIYSHPQGYNQCRKFLEEHFMLDVEFVATKSTAEAAKLAKTTKDSAAICSHIAAKLYNLPVLFSKIEDNMANKTRFLILSDFKNRPSTLSKTSILAKTSDTPGGLVEFLQTFQKAKVNLTKIESRPTKEKGFKKVFYIDFEGHIDDDNVQEVLEVNKNKHEIIWLGSYVNGE; translated from the coding sequence TTGAGTATCGAAAAATATAGAAAAGAGATTGACCGCATTGACAATGAGTTGTTGCTTTTATTAAACAAACGTATGGAAGCAGTGAAGGCCATAGGAAATCTCAAACAATCCACAGGAGGGCCAATCTATCGACCAGAGCGAGAAAAAGAGATATTGGACCGACTGAAGACCTTAGATAAAAAATATCTCAATAGCGATGCCATTGATGCGATTTTTTTAGAGATTTTTGCAGTCAGTCGCAATATCGAATTGCCTGAAAATATTGCGTATCTCGGACCAGAGGGAAGTTTTACGCACCAAGTGGCGGAGAGTCGTTTTGGAGCTATGGGGCGTTACATCGGATTGAATTCTATTAAAGCGGTGTTTGATGTATTGGAGAATAAAGAGGCGAAGTACGGTGTCGTTCCTATTGAAAACAATACCGAAGGAGCGGTGGGGGTGACCCTTGATTGTCTTGGAAAATACAGCTCAAAAATCGTCTCAGAGATTTACATGGATATCCACCACTCCTTTGCCAGTGAATGTGAAAATATCAAAGATGTGAAACGCATTTATTCACATCCTCAAGGGTATAACCAGTGCCGGAAATTTTTGGAAGAGCATTTTATGTTAGATGTGGAGTTTGTCGCGACAAAATCTACAGCCGAAGCAGCAAAATTGGCAAAAACAACGAAAGATTCAGCCGCTATTTGTTCGCATATTGCTGCGAAATTATACAATCTGCCGGTACTTTTTTCAAAAATTGAAGACAATATGGCAAATAAAACAAGATTTTTGATTTTGAGTGATTTCAAAAACCGACCTTCTACGTTGAGTAAAACTTCGATTTTAGCAAAGACGTCCGATACGCCGGGTGGATTGGTAGAATTTTTACAAACATTTCAAAAAGCCAAAGTGAACTTAACAAAAATAGAATCCAGACCAACAAAAGAAAAAGGTTTTAAAAAAGTCTTTTACATTGATTTTGAAGGTCATATTGATGATGACAATGTACAAGAAGTTTTGGAAGTAAATAAAAATAAACATGAAATCATATGGCTTGGAAGCTATGTGAATGGGGAGTAA
- a CDS encoding HAD-IIA family hydrolase, with protein MSYFIDVQGTLLDDIDRKPIPGACEFIAHLNQEKIPYVVVTNNTKIKSDVFHQHLCDLGLDIPAKNYLDPFMVLKKNIKERDVAVFGADEFVKTLSAMGFDTQTKNPKAMLIASKKDFSSDDYAAMIETALHDVNIIGMHATSIYAKDGKRYPGVGAILEMLRYATSKDYRVIGKPSPAFYNEALGLLQEQSKQEMTFKEVTMISDDAIGDLCGIKELGSQTILVLSGKCQSIDEIKPIKDYIDDVVLDIGHIKR; from the coding sequence ATGAGTTATTTTATTGATGTGCAAGGTACTTTGCTGGATGATATTGATAGAAAACCGATTCCGGGTGCTTGTGAATTTATCGCACATTTGAATCAAGAAAAAATTCCTTATGTCGTCGTGACGAATAACACAAAAATCAAGAGTGACGTGTTTCATCAGCACTTATGCGATTTGGGCTTAGATATTCCTGCAAAAAACTATCTGGACCCTTTTATGGTTTTGAAGAAAAATATCAAAGAGAGAGACGTGGCGGTTTTTGGTGCTGATGAATTCGTGAAGACGCTCAGCGCCATGGGGTTTGATACCCAAACAAAAAATCCTAAAGCGATGTTGATTGCTAGTAAAAAAGATTTCTCATCGGATGATTATGCCGCCATGATCGAAACCGCGCTTCATGATGTCAACATTATCGGGATGCATGCGACGAGTATCTACGCAAAAGATGGGAAACGCTATCCGGGTGTGGGTGCGATTTTAGAAATGCTACGTTATGCTACCTCTAAAGATTATCGTGTGATTGGCAAACCCAGCCCCGCCTTTTATAACGAGGCATTAGGATTACTGCAAGAACAAAGCAAACAGGAGATGACGTTTAAAGAGGTGACTATGATTAGTGATGATGCCATCGGTGATTTGTGTGGCATTAAAGAGCTTGGAAGTCAAACAATTTTAGTGCTAAGTGGTAAGTGTCAAAGTATTGATGAAATCAAACCGATAAAAGATTATATCGATGATGTGGTTTTAGATATCGGACATATAAAAAGGTGA
- the lysA gene encoding diaminopimelate decarboxylase, with the protein MIQFKTLAEKYDTPLYVYDFNIITENFNNLKNAFKARKSMLCYAVKANSNLSVLKHLASLGSGCDCVSIGEVNRALLAGVDRYKIIYSGVGKRDVEIKEALERDILMINLESEEEMYRVEQIAKDLNVTARISIRVNPNIDPKTHPYISTGLHESKFGVDLESAKKMYLYAHKSSALNPIGIHFHIGSQITETSPFKEASVIIADLLRSLKAINIDIKFFDIGGGIGIKYKDETPILLYDYAQAIFESLKGTDVTVLCEPGRYLVGNSGYLLTKVLYEKKNDKKRFVIIDAAMNDLIRPSLYGAYHDFELLDTSDEATSLVDIVGPICETGDFLAKDVLLPPVKHDDVIVFKSAGAYGFTMSSNYNSRPRVAEVALIDGEDRMIRARESFDDLIKLERDFL; encoded by the coding sequence ATGATCCAATTTAAAACACTAGCAGAAAAATATGATACCCCTTTATACGTTTATGATTTTAATATAATAACAGAAAATTTTAATAATCTCAAAAATGCCTTTAAAGCACGTAAATCGATGCTTTGTTATGCTGTAAAAGCCAATTCCAATCTCTCTGTGCTAAAACATTTAGCATCATTAGGTTCAGGATGTGATTGTGTCTCTATTGGCGAAGTCAATCGCGCATTGTTGGCCGGAGTGGATCGATACAAAATTATCTATAGCGGTGTCGGTAAGCGTGATGTGGAGATTAAAGAAGCATTAGAACGTGATATTTTGATGATCAATCTTGAAAGCGAAGAAGAGATGTATCGTGTCGAACAGATTGCCAAAGATTTAAATGTTACGGCAAGAATTAGTATTCGAGTGAATCCCAATATCGATCCAAAAACGCACCCTTATATCTCCACAGGATTGCATGAGAGTAAATTTGGCGTTGATTTAGAGAGCGCCAAGAAGATGTATCTTTATGCGCATAAATCCTCAGCTTTAAATCCTATTGGTATTCATTTTCATATTGGCAGTCAAATTACGGAAACCTCACCCTTTAAAGAAGCTTCTGTGATTATTGCGGACCTTCTACGCAGTCTCAAAGCGATCAATATTGACATTAAATTTTTTGATATCGGCGGAGGAATTGGCATTAAATACAAAGATGAAACGCCTATTTTATTGTACGATTATGCCCAAGCTATTTTTGAATCACTCAAAGGTACGGATGTGACCGTTTTGTGCGAACCTGGACGTTATTTGGTCGGAAATAGTGGCTATTTGCTCACCAAAGTGCTGTATGAAAAAAAGAATGACAAAAAACGATTTGTTATCATTGATGCGGCGATGAATGATCTCATTCGTCCCAGTTTGTATGGGGCTTATCATGATTTTGAACTTTTAGATACTTCTGATGAAGCGACGTCATTAGTCGATATTGTCGGACCGATTTGTGAAACGGGTGATTTTTTAGCAAAAGATGTCCTCTTGCCTCCTGTCAAGCATGATGATGTGATTGTATTCAAAAGTGCGGGAGCTTATGGTTTCACTATGAGTAGTAATTATAATTCACGCCCAAGAGTGGCTGAAGTGGCACTTATTGATGGTGAAGATCGGATGATAAGAGCGCGTGAGAGTTTTGATGATTTAATCAAACTAGAGCGAGATTTCCTATGA
- the fliH gene encoding flagellar assembly protein FliH encodes MENIIIQDEIEKHDVQRYRFKVLGSMPHHEEQNSEPQDVTPAPDNTTSTAPKTAENVEGGFVEELLKRSDELSSNIIKFQMQIEKQEADFEQRLKEEVTREKALSFQEGYDKAKADLESSYQTIVETFEHSNQKLNDKLNELEKGYKKTEKELANSAIEIAEEIIKKELTQASSEIAVSLAKNLMSEVQKANHVTLKVNPDNFQALEAIYKENEKITVETDDAISKGGVILLSESGNLDGTISERLAKVKHLLKDS; translated from the coding sequence ATGGAAAATATAATAATACAAGATGAAATCGAAAAGCATGATGTGCAACGATATCGCTTTAAAGTTTTAGGATCAATGCCCCATCATGAAGAACAAAATTCTGAACCCCAAGACGTGACTCCTGCTCCTGATAATACCACATCTACAGCACCTAAGACAGCAGAAAATGTTGAGGGTGGTTTTGTGGAAGAGTTGTTAAAGCGAAGCGATGAATTGTCATCAAATATTATTAAATTTCAGATGCAAATCGAAAAACAAGAAGCAGATTTTGAACAACGTTTGAAAGAAGAAGTGACCCGAGAGAAAGCGCTCTCGTTTCAAGAAGGATATGATAAAGCAAAAGCAGATTTAGAATCCTCTTATCAGACGATTGTAGAGACGTTTGAACATTCTAATCAAAAATTAAATGACAAACTCAATGAATTAGAAAAAGGGTATAAAAAGACAGAAAAAGAGCTGGCTAATTCTGCTATTGAAATCGCAGAAGAAATTATCAAAAAAGAGCTGACACAAGCAAGTTCTGAGATTGCAGTCTCACTTGCTAAAAATCTCATGAGTGAAGTACAAAAAGCAAACCATGTGACGTTGAAAGTCAATCCTGATAATTTCCAAGCATTGGAAGCCATCTATAAAGAGAATGAAAAAATAACAGTAGAAACAGATGATGCGATTTCGAAAGGTGGGGTCATTTTGCTAAGCGAAAGTGGCAATTTGGATGGGACCATATCAGAGAGATTGGCAAAAGTAAAACATTTATTGAAAGATAGTTAG
- a CDS encoding glycosyltransferase family 39 protein has product MNKETRNLTLLFWLITLSRIISMVFMPLADTTEARYANTAMIMAKIGDWITPYYDYGVPFWGKPPLAFWAQALSYKFLGVHDYTPRIPSLLITLCTAWLIYILVKTFHGKMSALIAITIYSSMLLVFSLSGAVITDPYLTFSTTLSLVSFAMVINDKVRVWNYLFFVGLGLGILTKGPLAGVVVFGVIILWVLFSYKKRVALLSKLPWKSGLILMLLICVPWYIAAEIKTPGFLRYFILGENLGRFIDTGWHGDKYGYVHKNPHGTIWIMWLLASLPWGFHALFFGVKNLFRKSGLFTALRSDLIALYTIWMLFIMLFFTFGGNVIWTYVLPSLPGLAILLALYFNRAEGTFIAGYKKMFFFSAIMIPVIALLALVFISLFPDSIKTEKFLIAKYKTVAKPGEPIYFLHKKSFSSTYYMGQKIEITKVADFNNMEQNLTSKYFIVVNKDDISKVKDIAALKKLYTSDKYVLYESK; this is encoded by the coding sequence ATGAATAAAGAAACCCGCAACTTGACACTGCTCTTTTGGCTCATCACCCTCTCACGTATTATCTCGATGGTGTTTATGCCTTTGGCAGACACAACCGAAGCACGTTATGCAAATACTGCGATGATTATGGCAAAAATTGGCGATTGGATTACGCCATATTATGATTATGGGGTGCCATTTTGGGGTAAACCGCCTCTGGCTTTTTGGGCACAAGCGCTCTCATACAAATTTTTGGGTGTGCATGATTATACCCCTCGCATCCCCTCATTGCTCATCACGCTCTGTACCGCATGGTTGATTTATATTTTAGTGAAAACTTTCCATGGTAAGATGAGCGCGCTCATTGCTATCACGATATATTCGAGTATGTTGTTGGTGTTTTCTCTCAGTGGTGCGGTGATTACAGACCCTTATCTCACCTTTAGTACGACCTTGTCATTGGTCTCTTTTGCGATGGTGATCAATGATAAAGTACGCGTCTGGAATTATCTATTTTTCGTGGGTCTTGGACTGGGAATTCTCACCAAAGGACCACTGGCTGGCGTGGTTGTTTTTGGTGTGATTATTTTATGGGTGCTTTTTTCTTATAAAAAAAGAGTGGCTCTGCTTTCAAAATTGCCATGGAAAAGTGGTCTTATTTTGATGCTACTCATCTGCGTTCCTTGGTACATCGCAGCAGAGATTAAAACTCCGGGATTTTTGCGTTATTTCATATTAGGAGAAAACCTCGGCCGTTTTATCGATACGGGTTGGCATGGTGATAAGTACGGATATGTGCACAAAAATCCACACGGTACTATCTGGATTATGTGGTTGTTGGCAAGTTTACCTTGGGGATTTCATGCTCTGTTTTTTGGCGTCAAAAATCTCTTTAGAAAAAGTGGCCTCTTCACCGCTCTTCGTAGTGATTTAATAGCATTATATACGATATGGATGCTCTTTATTATGCTCTTTTTCACATTCGGCGGTAATGTGATTTGGACGTATGTTTTGCCATCATTGCCGGGATTGGCGATTTTGTTAGCCCTTTATTTCAACCGAGCAGAGGGGACATTTATCGCAGGATATAAAAAAATGTTCTTTTTTAGTGCTATCATGATACCGGTGATTGCACTGCTTGCATTGGTATTTATTAGCCTTTTTCCTGATAGTATCAAAACAGAGAAATTCTTAATTGCGAAGTATAAAACGGTAGCAAAACCGGGTGAGCCGATCTATTTTTTACACAAAAAATCATTCTCTTCTACGTACTATATGGGACAAAAAATTGAAATTACAAAAGTAGCAGATTTTAATAATATGGAACAAAATCTTACATCAAAATATTTCATAGTCGTGAACAAAGATGATATCTCAAAAGTGAAAGATATTGCAGCACTTAAAAAGCTCTATACCAGCGACAAATATGTGTTATATGAGAGTAAATAG
- the fliG gene encoding flagellar motor switch protein FliG, translating into MMKLNEEQKNQYNELGMPEKVAILLIQLGEDATANIFSHMEIDTVTEISKYIATVKNIDKQVANAVLEEFYALLQSNQYIRSGGMEYAKEILFRTFGAEAAQKILEKLSKTMESTQNFGYLSQIKPQQLSDFIINEHPQTIALILAHMDPTRAAETLSFFTDELRSEVTIRMANLGEISPSVVKRVSTVLENKLESLTSYKVEVGGPRAVAEILNRLGQKASKTTISFIEQSDESLASTIKEMMFTFEDIVKLDNNGIREILKVVDKKDLMVALKGSSEDLKKQFMDNMSQRAQDAFIEEMNFLGAVRVKDVEEAQRRIVEEVQKLAEQGVVQIGEAEEMIE; encoded by the coding sequence ATAATGAAATTAAATGAAGAGCAAAAGAACCAGTACAATGAACTTGGAATGCCTGAGAAAGTTGCGATTCTTCTGATTCAATTGGGTGAAGATGCAACGGCCAACATTTTTTCGCATATGGAAATCGATACCGTCACAGAGATTTCCAAATATATAGCTACGGTAAAAAACATCGACAAACAAGTCGCCAATGCTGTGCTAGAAGAGTTTTATGCGCTATTGCAATCGAATCAATACATACGAAGTGGTGGTATGGAATATGCCAAAGAGATATTGTTTCGTACTTTTGGAGCAGAAGCCGCACAAAAAATCTTGGAAAAATTATCAAAAACGATGGAAAGTACCCAAAATTTTGGATATTTATCACAAATAAAACCACAGCAACTCTCAGATTTTATTATTAACGAACACCCCCAAACGATTGCCTTGATTCTTGCTCATATGGATCCTACAAGAGCTGCTGAAACCCTCTCATTTTTCACAGATGAGTTGCGAAGTGAAGTGACAATTAGAATGGCAAATTTAGGTGAAATCTCTCCCTCAGTCGTGAAACGTGTCTCGACGGTTTTAGAAAATAAATTAGAGTCTTTAACTTCGTATAAAGTCGAAGTAGGTGGTCCAAGGGCCGTGGCAGAGATTTTAAACAGATTGGGGCAAAAAGCATCAAAAACTACGATATCTTTTATCGAGCAATCAGACGAGAGCTTGGCCTCTACTATCAAAGAGATGATGTTTACGTTTGAAGATATTGTGAAACTTGATAATAACGGAATTCGTGAGATTCTCAAAGTTGTCGACAAAAAAGATTTGATGGTCGCCTTAAAAGGTTCGAGTGAAGATTTGAAAAAACAATTTATGGACAATATGTCACAACGCGCGCAGGATGCTTTTATAGAAGAGATGAATTTCCTCGGTGCCGTGCGAGTAAAAGATGTTGAAGAAGCACAACGACGTATTGTAGAAGAGGTACAAAAATTAGCAGAACAAGGCGTCGTACAGATTGGCGAAGCAGAAGAGATGATTGAGTAA
- the fliF gene encoding flagellar basal-body MS-ring/collar protein FliF yields the protein MNLKTFLNQITALIQNLSLRQKIVSIASVVVVVGFLAFLVFFKSPNSGSISGYGVLFDNTTPSDSALIIQQLEKDNIPYKVINEGTIAVPSNVVYKERIAISALGLPKNSKVGFEIFDKAEFGSTDFEQRIKYLRALEGELSRTINALNPINDSSVHIAIPKESVFSEHKQPASASIVVDIKPGLKLSNKQISGIKNLVSSSVSNLKPDHVKIVDQNGLPLGEEEGEYSSDRVKNQIRYKNEYEARLEKKIIDMLTPIAGGSNKVVAKVTIDFDFKQENSISEVYDPNSVPRSEQSVEEKKSGSTPQSAGGVPGAVSNIGPVQGLSSQKNTQTYQKSTSTTNYEISKKTIKTQNEFATIDKISAAVVVDGDYRYIADPKDPNKKDLKYIPLTKAQMAAVDAIVKQTIGYDKKRGDEVTVSNLEFKPLSKDEAKAPTETFLEELRYYIMPIFPLLKYALVILVLLIFYKKVIVPFSKKMLEEQVEEIDELRDEVLDEEENAEDTLEQFRKARQKVEEQLGLSSDFNEEALKYDVLLEKLKTLSDQKTEEVSRLLQNLIKNASEFDVSGKGKDI from the coding sequence ATGAATTTAAAAACATTTTTGAATCAGATAACGGCTCTCATCCAAAATCTTTCATTAAGACAAAAAATCGTATCGATTGCATCGGTGGTGGTCGTTGTTGGTTTCTTGGCTTTTTTGGTATTTTTTAAGAGTCCAAATTCTGGATCAATTAGTGGCTATGGCGTCTTGTTTGATAATACGACGCCGAGTGATTCTGCCTTGATTATCCAACAACTTGAAAAAGATAATATTCCTTATAAAGTCATCAATGAGGGCACCATCGCGGTTCCTTCCAATGTGGTATATAAAGAACGTATTGCTATTTCAGCGCTGGGTCTTCCGAAAAACTCAAAAGTGGGTTTTGAAATATTTGATAAAGCGGAATTTGGATCGACCGATTTTGAACAACGCATCAAATACTTAAGAGCCTTAGAGGGAGAACTCTCAAGGACCATCAATGCGCTCAATCCTATCAATGATTCAAGTGTCCATATTGCCATACCTAAAGAGAGTGTTTTTTCAGAACACAAACAACCCGCATCCGCATCGATTGTGGTAGATATCAAGCCGGGATTGAAACTCTCGAATAAACAAATTTCAGGAATCAAAAATCTTGTATCTTCTTCTGTATCAAATCTCAAACCTGACCATGTTAAGATAGTCGATCAAAATGGACTTCCCTTGGGAGAAGAAGAGGGAGAATACTCCTCTGATAGGGTAAAAAATCAGATACGATATAAAAATGAATACGAAGCAAGATTAGAAAAAAAGATCATCGATATGCTCACTCCAATCGCAGGAGGGAGCAATAAAGTAGTCGCAAAAGTCACGATAGATTTTGACTTTAAACAAGAAAATTCTATCAGTGAAGTGTATGATCCCAACTCCGTACCTCGAAGCGAACAAAGTGTGGAGGAGAAAAAAAGTGGTTCAACGCCACAAAGTGCCGGAGGTGTTCCAGGCGCGGTGAGCAATATTGGTCCGGTTCAAGGTCTTAGCAGTCAAAAAAATACTCAAACCTATCAAAAAAGTACGAGTACGACCAATTATGAAATTTCCAAAAAGACAATCAAGACGCAAAATGAATTTGCGACTATCGATAAAATTAGCGCTGCTGTTGTGGTAGATGGGGATTATCGCTATATTGCAGACCCTAAGGACCCTAACAAAAAAGATTTAAAATATATTCCATTAACAAAAGCACAGATGGCCGCAGTAGATGCTATTGTCAAGCAAACGATTGGTTATGACAAAAAACGAGGCGATGAAGTGACGGTGAGTAACTTAGAGTTTAAACCGCTCTCCAAAGATGAAGCTAAAGCGCCAACTGAGACTTTCTTGGAAGAGTTGCGCTATTATATTATGCCAATTTTCCCACTTTTAAAATATGCATTAGTGATTTTAGTATTATTAATCTTTTATAAAAAAGTAATCGTTCCATTCTCCAAAAAAATGTTAGAAGAGCAAGTTGAAGAGATTGATGAACTAAGAGACGAAGTTCTTGATGAAGAAGAGAATGCAGAAGATACGCTAGAACAATTTAGAAAAGCCCGACAAAAGGTAGAAGAACAATTGGGCCTAAGTAGTGATTTTAATGAAGAAGCCCTAAAATACGATGTGTTGCTTGAAAAATTAAAAACACTCAGCGATCAGAAAACCGAAGAAGTATCACGATTGTTGCAAAATTTGATTAAAAATGCATCAGAATTTGATGTGAGCGGAAAAGGCAAGGATATATAA
- the hisC gene encoding histidinol-phosphate transaminase, translating into MKFNAVLDNLKTYEAGKPIELVVREYGIDAKDIIKLASNENPRGCSPLVQEAVCREASKMNLYPDDSMYELKEKLAKRFNVKDTNIAIGAGSDQIISFGVHAKANKNNKVLMAHTTFAMYEIYARQTGTTILKTKSDQHNLDEFLEIYNAHDDIAVIFLCLPNNPLGECLDRKDVYAFLDQIDSETLVIIDGAYQEYGAFKDKNKEIKPQDVIEKYPNVLYLGTFSKAYGLGGMRCGYGIAREEIIQPLLKLRAPFNITTLTLKAAIVALDDEKFVQNSLKENFEQMKLYEAFAQELGFDFIESFTNFITLSFDDSKNSSEISEKLLKKGIIIRNLGAYGMNAIRVTIGTPEQNARFMKEFKDIYLDNLVS; encoded by the coding sequence ATGAAATTTAATGCAGTATTAGACAATCTCAAAACATATGAAGCGGGAAAACCGATTGAATTGGTCGTGCGAGAGTACGGAATTGATGCCAAAGATATCATAAAACTTGCGAGTAATGAAAATCCAAGAGGATGCAGTCCGCTCGTGCAAGAGGCCGTTTGTCGTGAAGCCTCAAAGATGAATCTCTATCCGGATGATAGTATGTATGAGCTAAAAGAAAAATTAGCCAAACGCTTTAATGTCAAAGATACGAACATTGCCATAGGCGCGGGAAGTGATCAAATTATCTCGTTTGGAGTGCACGCAAAAGCTAATAAAAACAACAAAGTTTTGATGGCGCATACCACATTTGCCATGTATGAGATTTATGCAAGACAGACCGGTACGACGATTTTAAAAACAAAAAGTGATCAACATAATCTTGATGAATTTTTGGAGATTTATAACGCTCATGATGATATTGCTGTTATCTTTTTGTGCCTACCCAATAATCCATTAGGCGAGTGCCTTGATCGCAAGGATGTTTATGCCTTCTTGGATCAAATTGATTCTGAAACATTGGTGATTATTGATGGGGCATATCAAGAATATGGCGCCTTTAAAGATAAAAACAAAGAAATAAAACCACAAGATGTCATCGAAAAATATCCCAATGTTTTATATCTTGGAACTTTTTCCAAGGCCTATGGCTTGGGTGGCATGCGATGCGGTTATGGTATCGCAAGAGAAGAGATTATTCAACCTTTATTGAAACTCAGAGCCCCTTTTAATATCACAACCTTGACACTGAAAGCTGCGATTGTGGCATTGGATGATGAAAAATTTGTCCAAAATTCATTAAAAGAAAATTTTGAACAGATGAAATTATATGAGGCTTTTGCTCAAGAGTTAGGCTTTGATTTTATAGAAAGTTTTACCAATTTTATCACTTTATCGTTTGATGATAGTAAAAATTCGAGTGAAATTTCCGAAAAACTTTTGAAAAAGGGTATAATAATCAGAAATCTTGGAGCTTATGGTATGAATGCTATCCGTGTCACGATTGGAACCCCTGAGCAAAATGCTAGATTTATGAAGGAATTCAAAGATATTTATTTAGATAATTTGGTAAGCTAA